One part of the Solanum dulcamara chromosome 3, daSolDulc1.2, whole genome shotgun sequence genome encodes these proteins:
- the LOC129881562 gene encoding uncharacterized protein LOC129881562 has translation MSNASDEFRLVSPNINHEGKLARKYTDEGQGAQRNMSPPLEWYNLPQGTKSLSLVVQDIDAPDPNGPIVPWVIWVITNIPPTLKGLPEGFSGKSEELGGDYAHVKEGYNDEKVPGWRGPKLPNHGHRFEFKLFALDDHLNLGNKVTKDKLLEAVEGHVLGEAIFVAIA, from the exons atgTCAAATGCAAGTGATGAGTTTAGGCTAGTGTCACCAAACATAAATCATGAAGGAAAATTAGCAAGAAAGTACACAGATGAAGGACAAGGTGCTCAAAGGAATATGTCACCACCATTAGAATGGTACAATTTACCACAAGGGACTAAAAGTTTGTCACTAGTGGTGCAAGATATTGATGCACCTGACCCAAATGGACCTATTGTGCCATGGGTTATTTGGGTTATCACTAATATTCCACCAACTTTAAAGGGTCTGCCAGAAGGATTTTCTGGAAAAAGTGAGGAATTGGGTGGAGATTATGCTCATGTTAAAGAAGGATATAATGACGAAAAAGTCCCTGGATGGCGTGGACCTAAGTTGCCAAATCATGGTCATAGATTTGAGTTCAAGCTTTTTGCTTTGGATGATCACCTCAATCTGGGAAACAAG GTGACTAAGGATAAACTACTGGAAGCTGTGGAGGGTCATGTTCTTGGAGAGGCTATTTTTGTTGCCATAGCTTGA
- the LOC129882432 gene encoding 1-aminocyclopropane-1-carboxylate oxidase homolog 1-like encodes MDYDPSVEKKAIDDTKAGVKGLVDSGIVEIPRIFVRPPHELAEELTMSKSTLQVPVVDLCGIEVEDGRKKIVDEIREACEKWGFFQLINHGVPSSVLEGMIDGTRKFHEQDVEVKKVYYSSDPTRGVRYESNIQLLTTKGRTATWKDTLYVNELVSEPEEIPEVCRTTLVEYKNHVIKLGDILLGLLSEALGLKPDYLKAAECEKGVLLACHYYPACPQPQLTLGTGRHTDPVFLTILLQDQIGGLQVMCDNQWANVTPIEHGLVVNIGDLLQILSNDKFVSAIHRVVAKKVGPRISAACFFTGGSTPPKMFGPIKELLSDENPPLYKEFLVADYTAKYFSKPLDTLDLFRL; translated from the exons ATGGATTATGATCCATCGGTTGAGAAAAAGGCTATCGATGATACAAAGGCTGGTGTTAAGGGACTAGTTGATTCTGGAATAGTTGAGATTCCAAGAATTTTTGTTAGGCCACCTCATGAACTTGCTGAGGAGTTGACTATGTCCAAGTCAACTCTACAGGTTCCGGTCGTGGATCTATGTGGCATAGAAGTTGAAGATGGGCGTAAGAAGATTGTCGATGAAATTAGGGAAGCATGTGAGAAATGGGGCTTTTTTCAACTGATAAATCATGGGGTTCCCTCCAGTGTTTTAGAAGGAATGATTGATGGGACTCGTAAATTTCATGAACAAGATGTCGAAGTGAAGAAAGTGTACTATTCATCTGACCCAACCAGAGGAGTTAGATATGAGAGCAATATTCAACTGTTGACAACAAAAGGAAGGACTGCAACCTGGAAGGATACATTATATGTCAATGAACTAGTTTCTGAACCTGAAGAAATACCAGAAGTTTGCAG GACAACATTGGTTGAGTACAAAAATCATGTCATAAAACTAGGGGACATTCTTCTTGGCTTACTATCAGAAGCTCTTGGGCTAAAACCTGACTACTTGAAAGCTGCGGAATGTGAAAAAGGAGTATTGTTGGCATGCCATTACTACCCGGCATGCCCACAGCCACAGCTAACTCTTGGTACTGGTAGGCATACAGATCCTGTTTTCCTTACCATTCTGCTTCAAGATCAGATTGGTGGGCTCCAAGTCATGTGTGATAACCAATGGGCCAATGTTACACCGATTGAACATGGTTTGGTTGTTAATATTGGTGACCTTCTTCAG ATCTTATCAAATGACAAGTTTGTAAGTGCAATTCATAGAGTTGTAGCGAAAAAGGTAGGACCAAGGATTTCAGCGGCATGCTTCTTCACTGGAGGTTCTACACCTCCAAAGATGTTTGGTCCAATCAAAGAACTCCTATCTGACGAAAATCCCCCACTATATAAAGAATTTCTAGTTGCTGATTATACTGCTAAGTATTTCTCCAAGCCTCTTGATACTCTTGATCTTTTCAGACTGTGA